In the Actinomycetota bacterium genome, TCGTTAACTTCAGGTGCATCCCAGGCTAATCGGCGCATTACTTGACCACGCCGCACATCAGTACGCAGGGCACAACCACTTGCACAGTGTTCGCATGCAGTAGGAGTGCTGACCAAATCAAATGGGCGTGAGCGGAATCGATACTTCGCACTTGTTAATGCCCCAACCGGGCAAATTTGAATTGTATTGCCAGAGAAGTACGAATCAAATGGCTGATCTTGCGAAATTCCAACCTGCTGCTTAGCACCGCGCTCCAATAATTCAATGAACGGGTCGCCTGCAATCTGATCGGCAAAGCGGGTACAACGAGCACAGGAGACGCAGCGCTCACGATCTAATAGCACCTGAGCGCTGACATTAATTGGCTTGGGAAAGGTTCGTTTAACTCCAGTGAAGCGAGTGTCGCCACGACCACTAGTCATCGCCTGATTTTGCAAGGGACATTCGCCACCCTTGTCACAAACTGGACAATCAAGTGGATGGTTGATTAGCAGGAACTCCATAACGCCAGCTTGCGCTGCTGCTGCAACTTCACTGGTGTGCTGAGTTTTGATCACCATGCCTTCAGTCACTGGGACTGCGCAAGATGGTTGTGGTTTTGGTTGACCTTCAATTTCAACTAAGCACATGCGACAAGCAGCAACTGCGTCAAGTAGCGGATGGTCGCAAAAGCGTGGAATAGCAGTGCCAAGCATTTCGGCCACTCGAATAATTAGAGTTCCTGCTGGAACTTCAACTGTCACACCATCTACGGTGCAGGTGACTGTGGATGTGGTGACGGTCATTTACTGGCTCCTGCGAAAACAGTGGCGGCAATCGGATCAAAAGATTCATTTGCCGGTGTGATTGTTGCCTGAACAAATTCATCTCGGAAGTACTTGAGCGCAGCGGGGAATGGAGTCGCAGCCGCATCACCTAGTGCACAAAATGACCGACCAGCGATTTGCGCACACAGCTCAACCAAAGTGTCTAGGTCTGCTTCTGTACCCTGACCTTCTTCTAGTCGATGTAGGACATCGCTGATCCAGTAAGTTCCTTCGCGGCAGGGTGTGCACTTTCCACATGACTCATGCTTGTAGAACGCTAGCCATCCAGTAACGGCTCTGACTACTGAAGTCGTATCATCAAAAATCATTGGCGTACCGGTGCCCAGCATTGAACCAGCTGCTGCAATGTCTTCATAAGTAAGTGGGAGATCAAGATGTTCTGGCGTAAGCATTGGAACAGATGAGCCGCCAGGCAGCCAGAACTTTACACTTCTGCCGTCGCGCACTCCGCCAGCATGTTCAAGTAATTCACGCATGGTGATGCCAAGTGGTGCCTCATAAATTCCTGGCCGGTTCACGTGACCAGATACTGCAAAAAGTTTGAAGCCAGGTGACTTTTCGGTACCGAAGGACTTGAACCAATCAACACCGTTATTAAAGATGTATGGAATGTTGGCAATTGTCTCGACATTATTGACGCAAGAGGGAGAGGCATACAAACCCGCAACTGCTGGAAATGGCGGTTTAAGTCGGGGTTGTCCTCGTCGACCTTCGAGT is a window encoding:
- the nuoF gene encoding NADH oxidoreductase (quinone) subunit F produces the protein MTLTPVLSAHWDEPDSYTISGYMRHGGYTAFKKALATDPDAIISLVKDSGLRGRGGAGFPTGLKWSFVPQNDGKPHYLVINADESEPGACKDIPLMMANPHSLIEGIIISAFAIRANHAFIYIRGEVPHVFRRVNAAIREAYIAGYLGKNIMGSGFDLDVVLHAGAGAYICGEETALLDSLEGRRGQPRLKPPFPAVAGLYASPSCVNNVETIANIPYIFNNGVDWFKSFGTEKSPGFKLFAVSGHVNRPGIYEAPLGITMRELLEHAGGVRDGRSVKFWLPGGSSVPMLTPEHLDLPLTYEDIAAAGSMLGTGTPMIFDDTTSVVRAVTGWLAFYKHESCGKCTPCREGTYWISDVLHRLEEGQGTEADLDTLVELCAQIAGRSFCALGDAAATPFPAALKYFRDEFVQATITPANESFDPIAATVFAGASK